One segment of Proteiniborus ethanoligenes DNA contains the following:
- the grdC gene encoding glycine/sarcosine/betaine reductase complex component C subunit beta encodes MSFPVVKGAGYILAHTPDMVLHNGTTQTSERVINPNSDYLKELPKHLRSFEEVVSYPPNQTYIGSLNPQELAKYEMPWYDKKVEGAERFGELGEIMPQDEFIGLMQMSDAFDLVKLEKSFAESVKAKLAKHPLIREELLAKLKEGDSIEDIKKQIDEYHAEAIYHDNEIVGCVKRAHEIDINLNAHTIFENLVVKASGALALMNLLDKNGIDANDIEYVIECSEEACGDMNQRGGGNFAKAIAEMVGCNNATGSDTRGFCAAPTHSLIEAAALVQAGVYQNVVIVAGGATAKLGMNGKDHVKKGLPILEDAVAGFAVLVSKNDGINPILRTDLVGRHTVGTGSSPQAVITSLITTPLDKGNLKITDIDKYSVEMQNPDITKPAGAGDVPAANYKMIAALGVKRGELERADVATFGDKHGLPGWAPTQGHIPSGVPYVGFGREAMLNGEIDKAMIVGKGSLFLGRMTNLFDGVSIVMEKNSGKVEDAKGVSEEEVKKLVAEAMREFASHLLGN; translated from the coding sequence ATGTCATTCCCAGTAGTAAAAGGTGCTGGTTACATACTAGCACACACACCAGATATGGTATTACACAATGGTACAACACAAACTTCAGAAAGAGTTATCAATCCTAACTCAGATTATTTAAAAGAGCTCCCAAAGCATTTGCGTAGCTTTGAAGAAGTAGTAAGCTATCCACCTAACCAAACCTATATTGGGTCATTAAATCCACAAGAATTGGCAAAATATGAAATGCCATGGTATGACAAAAAAGTTGAGGGTGCTGAAAGATTTGGTGAGCTAGGAGAAATAATGCCTCAAGATGAATTCATAGGTCTAATGCAAATGAGCGATGCTTTCGACCTAGTTAAACTAGAAAAATCTTTTGCAGAAAGTGTGAAAGCTAAGCTTGCTAAGCATCCATTAATAAGAGAAGAATTATTAGCTAAGCTTAAAGAAGGAGACTCAATAGAAGATATTAAAAAGCAAATAGATGAGTATCATGCAGAGGCTATTTACCATGACAATGAAATAGTTGGATGTGTAAAGAGAGCTCATGAAATAGATATTAATCTAAATGCTCATACAATATTTGAAAACTTAGTAGTTAAAGCATCTGGTGCTCTTGCACTAATGAATCTATTAGACAAAAATGGAATAGATGCAAATGATATAGAATATGTAATTGAATGCTCTGAAGAAGCATGTGGAGATATGAATCAAAGAGGCGGAGGCAACTTTGCAAAGGCTATAGCAGAAATGGTAGGCTGTAACAATGCTACTGGCTCAGATACTAGAGGATTTTGTGCAGCACCAACACACTCATTAATCGAAGCTGCTGCGCTAGTACAAGCGGGAGTATACCAAAATGTAGTTATTGTAGCAGGTGGAGCAACAGCTAAGCTAGGCATGAATGGTAAAGACCACGTTAAGAAAGGTTTACCTATACTAGAAGATGCAGTTGCAGGATTTGCAGTTTTAGTAAGCAAAAACGATGGAATAAATCCAATTTTAAGAACTGACTTAGTAGGTCGACATACTGTGGGTACAGGTTCTTCACCACAGGCTGTTATAACTTCACTAATAACGACTCCATTAGATAAAGGAAACCTAAAGATAACTGATATAGATAAATACTCTGTTGAAATGCAAAACCCAGATATAACTAAACCAGCAGGAGCAGGAGATGTACCTGCTGCAAACTACAAAATGATAGCTGCACTTGGAGTAAAAAGAGGCGAGCTCGAAAGAGCAGATGTAGCAACCTTTGGAGATAAACATGGTTTGCCAGGATGGGCTCCAACTCAAGGACACATTCCATCAGGAGTTCCGTATGTTGGATTTGGTAGAGAGGCTATGCTTAATGGAGAAATAGATAAAGCTATGATAGTTGGAAAAGGTAGCTTGTTCTTAGGACGTATGACAAATTTATTTGATGGCGTATCTATAGTTATGGAAAAGAACAGTGGAAAAGTTGAGGATGCTAAAGGCGTTTCAGAAGAAGAGGTTAAAAAATTAGTAGCAGAGGCTATGAGAGAATTTGCGTCACATCTATTAGGAAATTAG
- the grdD gene encoding glycine/sarcosine/betaine reductase complex component C subunit alpha: MSENIKNIIGKVFNDIADAVETGQFGQRVKVGITVLGSEHGVENIIKGAELAQKRNSTIEVVLIGPKVETELKIYEANTEEEQHKRMEELLDSGEIKSAVTMHYTFPLGVSTVGRVITPGKGREMYLATTTGTSSAHRVEGMIKNALYGIITAKAMGIKNPTVGLLNVDGVRQVERALNELKANGYDFSYAETMRSDGGAVMRGNDLLTGTPDVMVTDSLTGNLLMKIFSSYSTGGDYEALGFGYGPGIGEDYERTILILSRASGVPVVANAIEFAGELAKGKVDKISKEEFAKANSAKLQDILKGLKKDNKKESSDEQMEVVAPDKEIVTGSISGVDIMELEDAVIELWKKGIYAESGMGCTGPIVMVNEAKVDLAVEVLTKAGYIAEGSNPC, encoded by the coding sequence ATGTCAGAAAATATCAAAAATATAATAGGAAAAGTATTTAATGATATAGCAGATGCTGTAGAAACTGGACAATTTGGTCAAAGAGTAAAGGTGGGCATCACTGTATTGGGCAGCGAGCATGGTGTAGAAAACATCATAAAGGGAGCCGAGCTAGCTCAAAAAAGAAATTCTACAATTGAAGTGGTTCTAATTGGACCAAAGGTAGAAACAGAGCTTAAAATATATGAAGCTAATACAGAAGAAGAACAGCATAAGAGAATGGAAGAGCTTTTAGATAGTGGTGAAATTAAAAGTGCTGTTACAATGCACTACACATTCCCATTAGGAGTATCTACTGTAGGTAGAGTAATTACACCGGGTAAAGGGAGAGAAATGTACCTAGCTACTACTACAGGGACTTCATCTGCACATAGAGTAGAAGGCATGATAAAAAATGCTTTATATGGAATAATCACTGCAAAAGCAATGGGAATTAAAAACCCGACAGTAGGTCTTTTAAATGTAGATGGAGTAAGACAAGTTGAGAGAGCCTTAAATGAGCTAAAAGCCAATGGCTATGATTTTAGCTATGCTGAAACCATGAGATCAGATGGTGGTGCAGTTATGAGAGGAAACGACTTATTAACAGGCACACCAGATGTAATGGTAACTGACTCATTAACTGGAAATCTACTTATGAAAATATTTTCATCATACTCTACAGGTGGAGATTATGAAGCTTTAGGCTTTGGATATGGACCTGGTATTGGGGAGGATTATGAGAGAACTATCCTTATATTATCAAGGGCATCAGGAGTTCCAGTTGTAGCCAATGCAATAGAGTTCGCTGGTGAGCTTGCAAAAGGCAAGGTTGATAAAATATCAAAAGAAGAGTTTGCTAAAGCAAACAGTGCAAAGCTTCAAGACATTCTGAAAGGCTTAAAAAAGGATAACAAAAAAGAAAGCTCCGATGAGCAAATGGAAGTAGTGGCTCCTGATAAAGAAATAGTAACAGGTTCAATCTCAGGAGTAGACATCATGGAGCTAGAAGACGCAGTTATTGAGTTATGGAAAAAAGGCATATATGCTGAAAGTGGAATGGGCTGTACTGGTCCAATAGTAATGGTTAATGAGGCTAAGGTGGATCTTGCAGTTGAAGTTCTTACAAAGGCAGGATATATTGCAGAAGGCTCAAACCCATGTTAA
- a CDS encoding BMP family lipoprotein — protein sequence MTKKLLALTLVTVLVLSLAIGCTPKTEQPAQPDQSNEQPGDNQAQPEAPKDDKKFVVGMITDTGGLGDQSFNDSAWAGLKKAESELGVEAKVLESQSADDYGPNLTSFSESGADLVIGVGFLFEESMKAAAEQFPQQKFAVVDTVIDAPNVASLTFANHEGSYLVGVAAGLTTKSNKIGFIGGMKFPLIEEFEYGFRAGVKAVNPNAEVFVQYADSFDDSAKGKEIALAQHQMGADVIYHAAGGVGVGLMQAAEEKGFWAIGVDQDQSALAPEHVLCSAIKRVDTSTFEITKTAKEGTFEGGKVYTFDVSNDGMGYSDNAGNLPEDVKAIMETHKQAIIDGKIVVPKIEAEFTAFEAPQL from the coding sequence ATGACAAAAAAATTACTAGCATTAACATTAGTAACTGTTTTAGTGTTATCCTTAGCAATCGGATGTACTCCAAAAACAGAACAACCAGCACAACCAGATCAATCAAATGAACAACCTGGAGATAATCAAGCTCAACCAGAAGCTCCTAAAGATGATAAGAAATTTGTAGTAGGTATGATAACAGATACGGGTGGATTAGGTGACCAATCATTTAACGATTCAGCTTGGGCTGGACTTAAAAAAGCAGAATCAGAATTAGGCGTAGAAGCAAAGGTTTTAGAGTCACAATCAGCTGATGACTATGGCCCAAACCTAACTAGCTTCTCAGAATCAGGTGCAGACCTAGTAATAGGAGTAGGATTCCTATTTGAGGAAAGCATGAAGGCTGCAGCAGAACAGTTCCCACAGCAAAAATTTGCAGTGGTTGACACTGTTATAGATGCTCCAAACGTAGCATCACTTACATTTGCTAACCACGAAGGTTCATACCTAGTAGGTGTAGCAGCAGGATTAACTACAAAATCCAATAAAATAGGCTTTATTGGTGGTATGAAATTCCCTCTAATCGAAGAATTTGAGTATGGATTTAGAGCTGGAGTAAAAGCAGTTAATCCAAATGCAGAAGTATTTGTTCAATATGCAGATTCATTTGATGACTCAGCAAAAGGTAAAGAAATAGCACTTGCTCAACATCAAATGGGTGCAGACGTTATATATCATGCTGCAGGTGGAGTTGGCGTTGGATTAATGCAAGCAGCTGAAGAAAAAGGCTTCTGGGCAATAGGAGTTGACCAAGACCAATCAGCATTAGCTCCAGAGCATGTTCTATGTTCAGCAATTAAGAGAGTTGATACATCTACATTTGAAATAACTAAAACTGCTAAAGAAGGAACATTTGAAGGCGGTAAAGTGTACACATTTGATGTTAGCAACGATGGTATGGGATATAGTGACAATGCAGGCAACTTACCAGAAGATGTTAAGGCTATAATGGAAACACATAAACAAGCTATAATCGATGGCAAAATAGTTGTTCCTAAGATAGAAGCAGAATTTACAGCTTTTGAAGCGCCACAATTATAA
- a CDS encoding ABC transporter ATP-binding protein produces MDYVVEMKNITKIFPGVVANDNVDFTLKKGETHVLLGENGAGKTTLMNILYGLYLPTSGEIYIHGEKVSIDNPNIAIEKGIGMVHQHFMLVQPFTIAENIILGTEPSKFFGLNLDMKKAIEDVIEISDKYGLAVDPNAKIQDISVGMQQRVEILKALYRGADILILDEPTAVLTPQEIDELGVILDNLKNQGKSIILITHKLKEVMTMSDRVTVIRRGKVIGTLNTQDTNTDELAEFMVGRKVNLVVEKEDKEPGDVILEVKNLEALDNRHLPALKGLSFNVRAGEILAIAGVDGNGQTELVEVLTHLRKAKSGIIELNGKDIAKCSTKEIIDIGVGHIPEDRHKRGLVLNHSLAENMILGNHREEPYSKNGIMDYKKIHEHALELIKEFDVRTPNEEVAAKSLSGGNQQKVIIAREINRDPMLLIASQPTRGLDVGAIEFVHRRIVEQRNRGKAVLLVSLELDEVMALADRIAVIYDGNIVGIVDSKDATERKLGIMMAGGKADD; encoded by the coding sequence TTGGACTATGTAGTAGAGATGAAGAATATTACCAAAATATTTCCTGGAGTAGTAGCTAATGACAATGTGGATTTCACATTAAAAAAAGGGGAAACACATGTATTATTAGGAGAAAACGGCGCAGGTAAAACTACTCTAATGAATATATTGTACGGTCTATATTTACCTACATCGGGAGAAATCTATATTCATGGTGAAAAAGTCAGCATCGATAACCCTAATATAGCAATTGAAAAAGGTATAGGGATGGTACATCAACATTTCATGCTTGTTCAACCATTTACTATTGCCGAAAACATAATACTCGGTACAGAGCCTTCGAAGTTTTTTGGTCTTAATCTAGATATGAAAAAGGCTATTGAAGATGTAATAGAAATATCCGACAAATATGGACTAGCAGTGGATCCAAATGCAAAGATTCAAGATATTAGTGTAGGCATGCAGCAAAGAGTTGAGATATTAAAAGCTCTTTATAGAGGAGCGGACATTTTAATATTAGACGAACCAACTGCTGTTCTTACTCCTCAAGAAATTGATGAACTAGGAGTAATATTAGACAATTTGAAGAATCAAGGCAAATCAATTATTTTGATTACCCACAAGCTTAAAGAAGTAATGACTATGAGTGACAGAGTTACAGTTATTAGGAGAGGCAAGGTAATAGGTACACTTAATACCCAAGACACAAATACCGATGAATTAGCAGAATTCATGGTAGGTAGAAAAGTAAATCTAGTGGTAGAAAAAGAAGATAAAGAACCTGGAGATGTAATACTTGAGGTTAAAAACCTAGAAGCTTTAGATAATAGACATTTACCAGCTTTAAAGGGATTAAGCTTTAATGTAAGGGCAGGAGAAATACTTGCTATAGCTGGAGTAGATGGTAATGGACAAACAGAGCTTGTAGAAGTTCTTACGCACCTTAGAAAAGCAAAGTCAGGAATCATAGAACTGAATGGAAAAGATATTGCTAAATGTAGTACAAAGGAAATTATAGATATTGGCGTAGGTCATATACCAGAGGATAGACACAAAAGAGGATTAGTCTTAAACCACTCTCTTGCAGAAAATATGATATTAGGAAATCACAGAGAAGAACCTTATAGCAAAAATGGTATTATGGATTATAAAAAGATTCATGAGCATGCACTAGAGTTGATTAAAGAATTTGACGTAAGAACACCTAATGAAGAAGTTGCGGCAAAATCTCTATCAGGTGGTAATCAGCAAAAGGTAATTATAGCGAGAGAAATCAACAGAGATCCAATGTTATTAATTGCTTCCCAGCCTACTAGGGGACTTGATGTTGGAGCTATTGAATTTGTTCATAGAAGAATTGTTGAACAAAGAAATAGAGGAAAGGCTGTTTTACTAGTTTCCCTAGAGCTAGATGAGGTTATGGCACTAGCAGATAGAATAGCAGTTATTTATGATGGAAACATAGTAGGAATTGTAGATTCTAAGGATGCTACGGAAAGAAAGCTAGGTATAATGATGGCTGGAGGTAAAGCTGATGACTAG
- a CDS encoding ABC transporter permease → MNSKDSKLKIFFDNVKFPAFAVLISFVIGAIFIVISGNSPLVAYGALFSGSFGSIPVFGETLLKTTPLIFTGLAIAFAFRCGLFNIGAEGQYIAGAISTVAVAFVFQNLPHFLLVPLIFLAGALGGALWASIVGFLKSKLGIHEVITSIMLNYTAMFVGNYFIRTILNPSTLEGSAQKAHTVLLPQAARLTKFKDLFPSIFGHSSVNTSLIVAILCAFVAYFILFKTTLGYEIRSVGQSPFAAEYGGISITKNLIISMLISGAFAGLAGTAQVAGLTYKVDMAPALPGYGFTGIAVALVGKNHPIGVLVSALLFGILSNGERRMQIAGIPKEIVGIIQGVIIIFIAGEQIVKIISKHREKKNKTEEVA, encoded by the coding sequence ATGAATAGTAAAGACAGTAAACTTAAGATTTTTTTTGATAATGTAAAGTTTCCTGCATTTGCTGTACTTATATCATTCGTAATTGGAGCTATATTTATAGTGATTTCAGGTAACAGTCCATTAGTAGCATATGGAGCGCTTTTTAGCGGTAGCTTTGGTAGCATACCTGTTTTTGGAGAAACATTGTTGAAAACTACTCCCCTTATATTTACTGGACTTGCAATAGCTTTTGCATTTAGATGTGGTTTATTTAATATTGGTGCCGAAGGCCAGTATATTGCTGGAGCTATATCAACTGTAGCTGTAGCTTTTGTATTCCAAAACTTACCACATTTCCTTCTTGTTCCACTGATTTTTTTAGCTGGAGCACTTGGAGGGGCATTGTGGGCTTCTATAGTAGGATTTTTAAAATCTAAACTTGGAATACATGAGGTTATTACTAGTATAATGCTAAACTATACAGCTATGTTTGTGGGGAACTATTTTATTAGAACTATTTTGAACCCTTCTACACTAGAAGGCAGTGCACAAAAAGCGCACACTGTATTATTACCGCAAGCAGCAAGGCTTACAAAGTTTAAGGATTTATTTCCTTCAATATTTGGACACTCAAGTGTAAATACAAGCTTAATAGTAGCCATACTATGTGCTTTTGTTGCATATTTTATTTTATTTAAAACTACATTAGGTTACGAAATACGTTCTGTTGGGCAGAGTCCATTTGCAGCAGAATATGGCGGTATAAGCATAACTAAAAACCTGATTATATCAATGCTTATATCTGGTGCTTTTGCTGGGTTAGCAGGAACAGCACAGGTTGCAGGCTTGACTTATAAAGTAGATATGGCACCAGCTCTACCAGGATATGGGTTTACAGGTATAGCAGTAGCTTTAGTAGGAAAGAATCATCCAATTGGTGTATTAGTAAGTGCTCTCCTTTTTGGAATACTTAGTAATGGAGAAAGAAGAATGCAAATTGCTGGTATTCCAAAGGAAATCGTAGGAATAATTCAAGGAGTTATTATAATTTTCATCGCAGGCGAACAAATTGTAAAAATTATATCTAAGCACAGAGAAAAAAAGAATAAAACTGAGGAGGTGGCATAA
- a CDS encoding ABC transporter permease: MLFIILAILASALRLATPLIFASLGGVFSERSGVFNIALEGIMIMGAFFAVLTTHFTNSPWLGVLTAIIVGIITSLLLAVLAIHLKADQTITGVAINLLATSLTAYLLEIIWHRSGQTDPLQNKMLSKNLFLGLEKIPVLGSFFAQLPVFVYMAFIMVAVSYYVLWKTPFGLRVRSVGEHPRAADTVGINVYKTRYICVMISGALAGLAGASLSLGAVNLFREGMTAGKGFIAIAAMIFGKWHPVGAMLASIFFGLTEAIQIQASMLGLKVPSEFLQALPYIATILALVGVVGRAVGPAAGGKPYDKGEK; the protein is encoded by the coding sequence ATGCTTTTTATAATACTAGCTATACTTGCTTCAGCATTAAGACTAGCAACACCTCTAATCTTTGCATCCTTAGGAGGAGTATTCTCCGAGAGATCAGGAGTTTTCAACATAGCCTTAGAAGGTATTATGATAATGGGGGCATTTTTTGCAGTTTTAACCACTCATTTTACCAACTCACCTTGGCTTGGTGTGCTAACTGCAATAATTGTAGGCATTATTACCTCTTTACTACTTGCTGTATTAGCAATACATTTAAAAGCAGACCAAACTATTACAGGGGTAGCTATTAACCTTTTGGCTACAAGTTTGACAGCATATTTGCTAGAAATTATATGGCATAGATCAGGACAAACTGACCCATTACAAAATAAAATGTTATCTAAAAACTTATTCCTAGGGCTTGAAAAAATACCTGTATTAGGAAGCTTTTTTGCACAATTACCTGTGTTTGTATATATGGCATTTATAATGGTTGCTGTGTCATACTATGTATTGTGGAAAACACCTTTTGGATTAAGGGTTAGATCAGTAGGAGAACATCCAAGAGCAGCAGATACAGTTGGTATAAATGTATATAAGACAAGATATATTTGTGTAATGATAAGTGGAGCTTTAGCAGGGCTTGCAGGAGCTTCTCTATCATTAGGCGCTGTAAACCTTTTTAGAGAAGGAATGACTGCTGGAAAAGGTTTTATAGCTATAGCAGCTATGATATTTGGTAAGTGGCATCCAGTAGGAGCTATGCTAGCAAGCATTTTCTTTGGGCTTACAGAAGCTATACAGATACAAGCATCTATGCTAGGCTTAAAGGTGCCATCAGAATTTTTACAGGCATTGCCATATATAGCAACTATCCTTGCTCTCGTAGGAGTAGTTGGTAGAGCTGTAGGACCAGCAGCAGGCGGTAAGCCTTATGATAAAGGTGAAAAGTAA
- the rpoN gene encoding RNA polymerase factor sigma-54 — MRLGFDLTLEQAQKLIMTPELRQAIQILQFTSQELWQYVESQMEANPLLEMENKREPEENIEEIKNKNEEIDWKEYINEYDDISYASSYNKDEKETTFESYVSSPTSLKEHLLFQLNLSILDKKQREIGEFIIENIDKNGYLINNIEEISEQLGVEPKHVENVVKFVQTFEPIGVCARDLKECLLLQLELKGIENSDVKAVIKNHLEDVAQNRIAKISKELNITVQNVQWICDLIKSLEPKPGRGFAHDSDDIKYITPDVYLYYVDGEYIISVNESSTPRLIINNYYRQLLTRTSDESTANFLTDRLNSATWLIRSIEQRRMTIYKVVESILKFQIEFFEKGKQSLKPLTLKDIADDIGVHESTVSRATNGKYIQTPRGLFELKYFFSSGVSTGDGGISSTSIKSIIKEIIDEENPKKPLSDQQIVKILKSKNIDISRRTVAKYRDELGIPSSSGRRRF; from the coding sequence ATGCGTCTAGGATTTGATTTAACATTGGAACAAGCACAAAAATTAATAATGACTCCAGAGTTAAGACAAGCTATTCAGATACTTCAGTTTACTAGTCAAGAGCTATGGCAATATGTAGAAAGCCAGATGGAGGCTAATCCGTTATTAGAGATGGAGAATAAGCGAGAGCCTGAAGAGAATATAGAAGAAATAAAAAATAAAAATGAGGAAATAGATTGGAAAGAGTATATTAATGAGTATGACGATATAAGCTATGCTAGCTCTTATAACAAGGACGAAAAAGAAACTACATTTGAGAGCTATGTTTCTTCACCCACTTCTCTAAAAGAGCATTTGCTTTTTCAACTAAACCTTTCAATACTAGATAAGAAGCAAAGAGAAATAGGAGAATTTATTATTGAAAACATAGATAAAAATGGATATCTAATTAATAATATAGAGGAAATTTCAGAACAGTTAGGTGTAGAGCCCAAGCATGTAGAAAACGTTGTCAAATTTGTTCAAACCTTTGAGCCTATAGGTGTATGCGCAAGAGACTTAAAAGAATGCTTACTACTTCAATTAGAGCTAAAAGGCATAGAAAACTCTGATGTGAAAGCAGTTATAAAAAATCATTTAGAGGATGTAGCACAAAATAGAATAGCTAAAATTTCAAAGGAATTGAATATTACTGTTCAGAATGTCCAATGGATATGTGATTTAATTAAATCCTTAGAGCCTAAGCCAGGAAGAGGGTTTGCACATGATAGTGACGACATTAAATATATAACTCCTGATGTGTACTTATATTATGTAGATGGAGAATATATTATTAGTGTAAATGAATCTTCTACTCCTAGACTAATTATTAACAACTACTATAGACAGCTCTTGACTAGGACAAGTGATGAAAGTACGGCAAACTTTCTTACAGATAGGTTAAATTCAGCTACATGGTTAATAAGAAGCATAGAGCAGAGAAGAATGACAATATATAAAGTAGTAGAGTCTATACTAAAATTTCAAATAGAGTTTTTTGAAAAGGGCAAGCAGTCATTAAAACCACTTACATTAAAAGATATAGCAGATGATATTGGTGTCCATGAATCAACTGTTAGTAGAGCTACTAATGGAAAGTATATACAGACACCTAGAGGATTATTTGAGCTAAAATACTTCTTTTCTAGTGGTGTTTCTACAGGAGATGGTGGCATATCTTCAACAAGTATTAAATCTATTATAAAAGAAATAATAGATGAGGAAAATCCTAAAAAACCACTAAGCGACCAGCAAATAGTAAAAATTCTTAAATCAAAAAATATTGATATCTCCAGAAGAACAGTAGCTAAATATCGTGATGAACTAGGTATCCCATCTTCATCAGGCAGAAGGAGATTTTAA